A stretch of DNA from Maridesulfovibrio sp.:
GTGGCCCTGCCTTCGGCATGGCTTTTGGAAAAGAGCAGGTTCAGGTTCCGCTGGGCGCTGGATATACTGGTAATGCTGCCGTGGGCCATGCCGGCGACAGCCATTGCCGTCAACATCATCAATGCTGCGGCGCGGCCCGGAGTCTTTACCTTCAACACGGTTCTGGTGGGTACGTATGTTCTGCTTCCGGTGGGATATTTCGTGCGTTCGCTGCCCATCGCGGTCAAGACGGTTCAGCTTGCGTTTCAGGATTTGAACGACAGTTTTCTGGAGGCATCCAGAAGTCTGGGGATGTCCGGCGTGACAACTTTCAGGCGGGTGGTCCTGCCGCTGCTATATCCCGGTATTCTGGCCGGGTTCATACTGGTTTTTGTGCACAGTATCGGCGAATACACAGTCTCGGCTTTCCTTTACACCGTGGGCAACAAGCCCGTGTCCATAGCCATGGTCAACGCGGTTTTCGAGTACGATACCGGACTGGCCATGGCCTACGGAACACTGCTTATTCTTCTGACCGTGATTTTGAGCATGGCAATCGGCAGATTCAGAAGGGCCTGAATCTATTTCGCTTCCTCAAAGCTTCCCCCAAGGGCCAGATGCAGACTGATCCGGTTATCCAGTCTCCGGCGCTTGACGTTCAGCAGCGATATTTCCGATCCTGTCCAGGCGGCCTGATGCGAGAGCACCTCGAACATGTCTATTTTGCCGACATCATACTGCAGTTTTGAAAGCTCATAGGTCTTGCGGTTGTCCTCCACTGCGCTGGTGAGGAGTTCTTCCCTCTTCTTGAGCAGGTCTTCGTTGGTCAGGGCTGTTTCCACTTCCTTGAACGCTTTGAGCGCTGCAGCGGCATAGTTCGCAACGGCTTCCTTTTGTTCGGCAGTGGCCTGTTCTATCTGCCCTTCGATTTCTCCACCAGTGTAAAGCGGGGCGAAAAGACCTGCGGTCAGCCCGGCAATGGCATCCCCCAGAGCGTTTATTCCCGTTCCGGCCTGAATGGTGAAGCGGGGCAGGTGCAGAAGTTCCGCGCCCTTTTCAGCATAGAATGCGGCAGCAACTCGGTCTTCGGCTGCGATGATGTCCGGCCTGCGTTCCAGAATTGCTGATGGCTGGCCAACCGGAATGGGCGGCGGAGTGGCCGCCAGAGTGTCCGCCCCGGTCATATTGTCAGCCGGGTAGCGGCCGATGAGCGTTTCAAGGCTTCTTGCGGATTCCTGCCGGGCAGCCTCAGCCTTGACCACAGCATCCTTTGCTTCTGCAAGGCTGGCGTGTACCTGGCTGACTTCCATGGCAGTAACTTTTCCGGTCTCCTGCTTTTTCTGTTCTATGCGGTACATGTTTTCAAGCATGCCCACGATGCTTTTGAGGAATTCTATCTGGCGGTTGGTTTCGCAAAGCAGGAACCATCCTCGTGCCGTGGAGGCGGCGAGAGACTGGCGTGCGAATTCATAGTCTGCGGCAACGGCGCGGGCCGATGTTTCGGCTGATTTTTCTGTCAGTCCCAAGCGGCCCCAGACGTCCGCCTCCCATGAAATGCCCAAGCCGACACCCTGTGCGGAAGCAGAGGGCTGGCCTGATCCTCCGGCCAGCTGGCCGCCAAGGTCAACCGTGGGCGAAAGGGCCGCTCCGGCCTGTTTGGCCAGGGCATTGGCGCGGTCCACCCGTGCTGCCGCGGCCTGAAGGTTCGGGTTGTTTTTCATGGCTTCGTCAACAAGGCTGTCCAGTTCGATGTCATGGAAATTTTTAATCCAGCCGTCGCGGACCTGTCCTGTATCCTTCACCCCGGCGGTCCAATCCTCCGGAGCGGATTGCCCGGTGCCGTTTACGGAAGCCGTGGCCTCCGCATGGGTATAGTCGCGTTTACATCCGCACAGGATAAGGAATGCGCCAATTGCAAGCAGCAGCAGTTGTTGTTTCCTGTTCATGTGATTCCTCCCTGTATGACCTGTTTATTTGATATTTTTTGTTTTGATGCGCTTCTCGCGTTTAATAATTTGATTTCGCCTCTGGCAGCCAAAGGGGATAATCCCCTTTGGAAACCCTAATAGTTTAGGGTTATTGAGGTGAAAACTTCAACTCTGAGCACAAGAATTCGCAACTTAAAACAATATGGGATTCCAAAGGGCCTCGGGCCCTTTGGCCGCCGGCGGCGAAATCAGATGTCCAAAAGCGCGAAGCGCATCAACTTAGAGCCCTTCGAAGCAGATGATATTTCTCCAGCTCACCATGCGCAGCAGTATCTGCCTGATCAGTGCCAGCGGTTCCATTTTATCGCTGTATACGCTGGCTGCCGCGGCGCTGCCCAGAGGCAGGTTGTACGCGGACATGTCATCGGTGATGTTGATGAACACCGGGACCCGGCCTTCCGGTATTTCCGTGCTCACGCTGAGCAGATCGCCGGACGGCTGGAGTTGTCCTTCGGCCAGTGCGGACTGGACTTTGGTTACTTCGCCTTTGAAGGCCCGGCCCGGAATGGCGGGAAAAATCACTTCGCATTTGAATCCGGGCCTGATGTTCTGGAGCGGGTTCTGCTTGAAGGCCGCCACCAGCATGGGGTCTTCGGAATGGACAAAGGTCATGACCGGCCGCAGAGGCAGGGGCACGGCCATCATGCCGGGCCGGAGCCGCAACTGGGTAACCCATCCATCGGTGGGGGCGACTACGGTTGTGCTGTTCAGGTCGAAGCGGGCTTTTTCAAGTTCCGCTTTCAGGCTGTCCGCTTCCTGCTGGTACTGTTCAACATCGTATTTGCTTCCGGCCGAGGCCTTGGCCAGAGTTTTGGATTCTTTGAGTCTGCGCTGAGCGAATTCCAGACGGGCGGTAAGCTCGTCCACTCTGGCCTGAAATGGGGTGGGGTCTATGGTAAAGAGTTTGTCCCCGGCTTTGAGCGGGGTGTTCGGCTTTACGTGAACGGCGATTGTCTTGCCGCGTACCTGCGAGACTATCGGGGTGGTCTGGAAATAGATTCGTGCTTCCGGGGTGTAGGGATGGTAGTAGGCCATGCACAGGAAAATTCCGCCGACCACGAAAATTCCGCCGACAACAGCCGTGGTCACCGTCCATTTGGTGACAGGGATTTTGAAGACTTTGAAGGCAACGAAAACAATGGCCGCGTATGTCAGTTCAATAAGGATATCCATGCCTAGTCCTCCCTACTTTCCGGTTCGGCGTCAGTTTCCGGCCCGTCCTGTTCTGCCTCAAGAAATTCATTGTCCGGCTGGATGTCCGGCTTGTGGATCATCGCCCAGATCCAGAGGAAGGGCCAGATGGCGTGCAGGGTGAAAAGGCTGACCCAGCCTGCGGCGTGGATGGCGTCCTGGTGGGGGTGGTTTCGTTTCTTGGCAATGTTGTAGGGAATATCGTGGATATAGATGATTCCGTACACGATTGCCAGAAAGACGAATATGAGCATGAATGCCCCTATATAATCCAGTATGCGGGAATCCGTTTCGATCATGGGTGCTCCTTTTGGTCTCGTTTCGGCAGCATGGGTCGGTGGGGTTGGGTAACCTTTCCAGCGAAAGGACAAACGGCTGTTTATCCGACAGGTTGCTTTTGTTTTTCCGTAGCACATTATCACGCGGCAGACTACACAATTTCCGTGAAATATGCGCAAACGGAAGCCGTTTAGGCATAAACTCGTATTTACAGAACATTTGCGTCTGCGCTATCAACTTCCGGATGAAATAATGAAAGGAGCTGGTATGAATAATATTGAAGCTGAAAAACTGGTTGTCGCTCCGGTTGAGCGCAAAGACGGCACCTATGCCTTGAGGCTGTGCATCACCCACGGGCGGATCACAGCGGGAATGATGAAAACCGTCATGAAGACCATGGAGGAGTTCAACCTCCCTTTTTTGCGGTCCACCACCGGACAGCGCATGAATCTTGAAGGAATCCCTGCGGACAGGGTTGATGAGGTTATTGCTTCACTGGGTACCGCTGCGGGAAAAATACCTCCGGGAGTGGCAGCCTGTGCCGGAGCCGGGATATGCAAATACGGCATGCAGGAAAGCGGCGAAATGGCCGACAGACTCCTTGCGTTGATCAAACAGAACGGTCCTTATCCGTCCAAGGTAAAGAGCGGCGTTTCCGGGTGCAAGATGGCCTGTGCGCACAGCTTTGTCCGCGATATCGGTATGATCGGCGGCCCCAAGGGCTGGGATGTTCATTTCGGAGGATCTTCCAGAAAGGATGCCGTACCCGGAGTAAAGCTCGGCAGCGGGCTGGGTATGGATGATGCACTTGAACTGGTCGGCAAGGCTCTTGTGTTCTACAGGGAGAACGGCAACAAGCGCGAGCGCTCAAGTGCCATGCTGCGCCGACTGGGAACGGAAGCATTGCTGAACGCTCTAGGATAGTTGTGCAATCTCCGGAATGATGTGTCGGAGAGCCTCTCGTTGCTCCGGCCTGCCGGGAAGATTTGCAACCTTAATAGAATAAACGGCCGGAACCGGCGTTCTTTTATGTTCATCGGTTCCGGCTTTTTACGGATCAGCCGGTGCGGTTAAACATCTGGACCTTGGGTCCGCGTCCTGATATCAACGTGCTCCACGCACTTGTTCCTGTCATATCCTCCTTCATGAAAAATCAGGCTCCGTATTTTGCGGAGCGAAGCACACGACATTAAATGGGAAAACATATCATTGAAGAGGCTTCCCGCTGCCTGCAGTGCAAGAAGCCTTTGTGCAGCAAAGGGTGCCCGCTCGGAACACCGATCAACAAAATGATCGGCCTTCTGCTCAAGGGCGAAATGCGCGAGGCCGGGGCCTTGCTTTTTGAAAACAATCCGCTTTCCGTAGTCTGTTCACTTATCTGCCCGCATGAAAATTTCTGCGAGGGGCACTGCATTCTAGGACGCAAGAGTTCCCCTGTGCAGGTCAGCGACATTGAACAATACGTTTCAAGATATTATCTGGAGCAGTACATTCCACCCAGACCTGCGGAAACGAAGAAAGCGCGTATAGCCATAGTCGGCTCCGGGCCTGCCGGAATCACCGTGGCCTTCATACTTGCCCTGAAAGGGTACAGGGTTACTATCTTCGAGTCTGAAGAGAAAATCGGCGGGGTCCTGCAATACGGGATTCCGGATTTCCGGCTGCCCAAGGATATTCTGGAAAAGCTTCGCCGTGTTCTCGTGCAACTGGGAGTGAAAATCCGTCCCAATATGCTCATCGGTCCGGTGGTCAGTCTGCATGATCTTTTGCGTGACGGTTACGAAGCCGTTTTTATCGGAACAGGTGTCTGGAACCCCAAACCACTGCGGCTCAAGGGCGAAACTCTGGGAAATGTTCATTACGCCATCAACTATCTGAAAAATCCGGATGTGTACGATCTCGGAGACAGAGTGGCGGTCATCGGGGCCGGAAATGTGGCTATGGACGTGGCCCGCACCGCTCTGCGCAAAGGTGCTCGTGAGGTAACCGTTCTCTACCGCAGAGGCGAGGAGGACATGAGCGCAACCGGGTACGAGCGTGAGTATGCCCGGCTGGACGGTGTCCGGTTTGAATTCTACCGTTCACCGGTGGAACTGACCGAGGACGGTGTAGTCTGCGTCAGAACAGCCATGGAACAGGATGCTGAAGGAAACAGTCGTCTGAAAACCGTGGAAGGATCGGAACATCTCTTTGAGGCCGATTCGGTTTTCATCGCAGTCAGCCAGAATCCGCGCAACAATCTTGCGGGCATAGAGATAGGAAGGACCGGACTTGTCATTACCGACGAGGAAGGACGCACAACCAGAGAAGGAATATTCGCTTCCGGGGATGTGGTTACCGGTGCCCGCACTGTTGCCGAGGCCGTGCGCTGCTCCAAGCGGTCCGCACAGGCCATCATTGATCATGTTGAGGGATAGCATTCGCACAAGGGTAATTGATTCTTCCCGGTTCGCTTTTTCCCCGATAGTTTTTCCAAGGCCGCTTGACAAAGCAGGCGGTATGCGGTGTCAATTGAACCGGTGCCGGAAATATTCCGGCACCGGAAACCGCAAGGCTGTCCGCCGCATCGGCAGGAAATACGCATGGAAAAAGTATCTCATCACCCTCTGTCCAGTGAACGCAAGGCCGAGGTTCTGGATCAATGGCAGTCTTTTCAGGAGACCGGCACGGTTGACAGATCAATAGTCCGGCCCATGATTCTTGCCTCCTGGGAACGCTGCCGCAGGGCGGAGCTTCCCCGCGATTCTCTTGCCCTGTGTCCCATTGATGCCGAAGCGCTTGAGCGCTCCACTGCCCGGAACAGGAGTCTGGTGGAAAGTGCCAAGCACCTGATGGACAAGCTTGTCCATTCCATACATCTCTCCAAGAGCGTGGTCACTCTGGTCGATACGGACGGGCTTGTCCTGCACGCATCGGCCACCAGTCAGGATCTCGAAAATGTTCCCTACGGTGTTCCCGGTCGCCGTTGCGATGAGGCCACCATAGGCACCAACGGTATGGGGCTGTGTGCCATTGAAAAGAAGGCTGTGCATGTTATCGCGTCCGAGCATTACAATTCTTCACTTCATTATCTGAGCTGCTCCGCCGCGCCCATTCACGATGTTTCCGGCCGGTTTGTCGGAGCCATAAATCTGGCTATCAGTTCCGAAAATTTTCATCAGCACACGCTGGGGCTTGTCGAGGCAGCCGCCCACGCCATAGAGGAGCATCTGCGGCTGCGCACACTGGTCCGCAACCAGAAGGTGATTCTGGACTTGCTGGACGAGGGGGTAATCGTTCTCGCCAGTGACGGAGTGATCAGCAGCATCAACCCGCAGGCCTGCAGGATGCTTGGAATCAGCGAGCATTCCGAAGGCCGGAACATACTGGAATATTTCCAACCCGGTTCAATTCTCCAGTCCGTTCTTGCCGAGCGCGTTTCCTTCCATGACCGGGAGGTCTCGTTCGAATTGCGTGAGGGCAGGCGTTCATGCATATTGTCCTGTGCTCCGTTCGGCGAAACCGGGGTGATCCTGACCCTGCGCGGGGTCAAACGCATGCGCAGCTATGCGTCCAGAGTGGCCGGTTCCAAGGCTGTGTATACATTCGATAATATTATCGGAGAATCAGCCGTGCTGCAGGAAACCATCCGGCTTACAAGGGTTGCCGCCAACAGTGAAGCCACCACTCTGCTGGTGGGGGAATCCGGTACCGGCAAGGAATTGTTCGCTCAGGCCATTCATAATGCGGGTAACCGCCGGAAAGGACCGTTTGTTGTGGTAAACTGCGGCGCATTGCCCCGCAATCTGGTGCAGAGTGAATTGTTCGGCTATGTTTCCGGTGCGTTTTCCGGTGCCCTCAAGGACGGCAGTCCCGGCAAATTTGAACTGGCCGACGGTGGAACATTGTTTCTCGATGAAATCGGGGAAATGCCGCTGGAAGCTCAGGTAAGCCTGTTGCGCCTGCTTCAGGAGAGCGAGGTGACCCGGCTGGGAGGCAAGCAGGCCAAGCGGATTGACGTGCGCATCATCGCCGCCACAAACAAGGACCTGCCCGGTGCAGTACGCAACAAGTCGTTTCGCGAGGACCTTTATTATCGTCTGAACGTATTGACCATTAACATTCCGCCGTTGCGGCAGCGTGAAGGGGATGTTTCACAACTGGCGGGAGTTTTTCTGGACAAGTTCGCAGGTACTTTGAACAAAAAACATCTGCGGCTGTCGGAAGAAGCCGCGTCCGCAATGGAAGCGTACCACTGGCCCGGAAATGTGCGGGAACTCGAAAACTGCATTGAACGGCTGGTGAACGTGACCCGTGGTGATATAATCGACATGACGGACCTGCCGCAGGATTTAGTGGGAGACATGGTCCTGTTGCCTTCCGTGCGCACCACCGGTCCTTCCATGTCGCTTAAGCACATTCAGAAAGCGCATATTCTGGACACCCTGCGCGAAACAGGCGGCAATCTGCGCCGGACGTCTTCCCTTCTGAACATATCCCGTTCCACCCTTTACGCGAAAATAAAGCAGTATCACATTGAGGTGGATGCTTTCCGCGCCGTGTAGGAGCAGCTTTACCTTTTTCGCTACCATTTCCCTTTTCGGCCTTACTGCGGAGGCCTGAGTCGTTCCTCTTGCACCGACCACCCAGCCTATCTGCCTGAAAGAAAGGCTCTGCTGCTATTATGATCATGTTTGTAAATCATACATGTATTGAATACATGTCCGATTTTAGGACATATGTCATAATGTAATATTTTATCATTATTCTTACATTTATCATTAAATATCGGTACATTATATGTTTGGTAGAGCTGTTTCCTCAACTGGCCTGTCTCTTGCTTAATACAGAAATGTAAACACAGTGCGTGCACGTATTGCTGTTTTTCGGTCTGCTTACTGGGGGCGGACCGGAAGCGAGGGAAGCTTAAGTGGACGCAACAGGGCGCATGGTCTGTCTTACGGCAGGCCTGAGGGTGTACTGGTTCTAGATGTGAGGTCACGTTGAATAATCACCATGCTAAACAGTCGGAGGACACAATGGCAGTTCAGGAACAGGTTTACGGTTTTTTCATTCCCAGTATGACATTGATCGGAATCGGAGCATCCAAACAGATTCCGGAAAAGATCAGGGACCTCGGCGGCAGCAAGCCTCTGCTTGTTACCGATAAGGGCGTTGTTGCCGTAGGTATCTGCAAACAGGTGACAGACCTGCTTGACGCTGCTTCAATGCCTTACGTTATCTATGATGAAACCGTGCCGAACCCCACGGACAAGAATGTTCATGACGGCGTGGAAATTTTCAGGAAAAACGGCTGCGACAGCCTTATCACCCTCGGCGGCGGTTCTTCTCACGACTGCGGTAAGGGCATTGCCCTGATCGTTTCAAACGGGGGAAAGATTCATGATTACGAGGGTGTGGATAAGGCCAGCAAGCCTTTGATGCCGTATCTGGCTGTTA
This window harbors:
- a CDS encoding DUF3302 domain-containing protein, yielding MIETDSRILDYIGAFMLIFVFLAIVYGIIYIHDIPYNIAKKRNHPHQDAIHAAGWVSLFTLHAIWPFLWIWAMIHKPDIQPDNEFLEAEQDGPETDAEPESRED
- a CDS encoding sigma 54-interacting transcriptional regulator — encoded protein: MEKVSHHPLSSERKAEVLDQWQSFQETGTVDRSIVRPMILASWERCRRAELPRDSLALCPIDAEALERSTARNRSLVESAKHLMDKLVHSIHLSKSVVTLVDTDGLVLHASATSQDLENVPYGVPGRRCDEATIGTNGMGLCAIEKKAVHVIASEHYNSSLHYLSCSAAPIHDVSGRFVGAINLAISSENFHQHTLGLVEAAAHAIEEHLRLRTLVRNQKVILDLLDEGVIVLASDGVISSINPQACRMLGISEHSEGRNILEYFQPGSILQSVLAERVSFHDREVSFELREGRRSCILSCAPFGETGVILTLRGVKRMRSYASRVAGSKAVYTFDNIIGESAVLQETIRLTRVAANSEATTLLVGESGTGKELFAQAIHNAGNRRKGPFVVVNCGALPRNLVQSELFGYVSGAFSGALKDGSPGKFELADGGTLFLDEIGEMPLEAQVSLLRLLQESEVTRLGGKQAKRIDVRIIAATNKDLPGAVRNKSFREDLYYRLNVLTINIPPLRQREGDVSQLAGVFLDKFAGTLNKKHLRLSEEAASAMEAYHWPGNVRELENCIERLVNVTRGDIIDMTDLPQDLVGDMVLLPSVRTTGPSMSLKHIQKAHILDTLRETGGNLRRTSSLLNISRSTLYAKIKQYHIEVDAFRAV
- a CDS encoding TolC family protein, whose protein sequence is MNRKQQLLLLAIGAFLILCGCKRDYTHAEATASVNGTGQSAPEDWTAGVKDTGQVRDGWIKNFHDIELDSLVDEAMKNNPNLQAAAARVDRANALAKQAGAALSPTVDLGGQLAGGSGQPSASAQGVGLGISWEADVWGRLGLTEKSAETSARAVAADYEFARQSLAASTARGWFLLCETNRQIEFLKSIVGMLENMYRIEQKKQETGKVTAMEVSQVHASLAEAKDAVVKAEAARQESARSLETLIGRYPADNMTGADTLAATPPPIPVGQPSAILERRPDIIAAEDRVAAAFYAEKGAELLHLPRFTIQAGTGINALGDAIAGLTAGLFAPLYTGGEIEGQIEQATAEQKEAVANYAAAALKAFKEVETALTNEDLLKKREELLTSAVEDNRKTYELSKLQYDVGKIDMFEVLSHQAAWTGSEISLLNVKRRRLDNRISLHLALGGSFEEAK
- a CDS encoding NAD(P)-dependent oxidoreductase; translated protein: MGKHIIEEASRCLQCKKPLCSKGCPLGTPINKMIGLLLKGEMREAGALLFENNPLSVVCSLICPHENFCEGHCILGRKSSPVQVSDIEQYVSRYYLEQYIPPRPAETKKARIAIVGSGPAGITVAFILALKGYRVTIFESEEKIGGVLQYGIPDFRLPKDILEKLRRVLVQLGVKIRPNMLIGPVVSLHDLLRDGYEAVFIGTGVWNPKPLRLKGETLGNVHYAINYLKNPDVYDLGDRVAVIGAGNVAMDVARTALRKGAREVTVLYRRGEEDMSATGYEREYARLDGVRFEFYRSPVELTEDGVVCVRTAMEQDAEGNSRLKTVEGSEHLFEADSVFIAVSQNPRNNLAGIEIGRTGLVITDEEGRTTREGIFASGDVVTGARTVAEAVRCSKRSAQAIIDHVEG
- a CDS encoding efflux RND transporter periplasmic adaptor subunit encodes the protein MDILIELTYAAIVFVAFKVFKIPVTKWTVTTAVVGGIFVVGGIFLCMAYYHPYTPEARIYFQTTPIVSQVRGKTIAVHVKPNTPLKAGDKLFTIDPTPFQARVDELTARLEFAQRRLKESKTLAKASAGSKYDVEQYQQEADSLKAELEKARFDLNSTTVVAPTDGWVTQLRLRPGMMAVPLPLRPVMTFVHSEDPMLVAAFKQNPLQNIRPGFKCEVIFPAIPGRAFKGEVTKVQSALAEGQLQPSGDLLSVSTEIPEGRVPVFINITDDMSAYNLPLGSAAAASVYSDKMEPLALIRQILLRMVSWRNIICFEGL
- a CDS encoding nitrite reductase — translated: MNNIEAEKLVVAPVERKDGTYALRLCITHGRITAGMMKTVMKTMEEFNLPFLRSTTGQRMNLEGIPADRVDEVIASLGTAAGKIPPGVAACAGAGICKYGMQESGEMADRLLALIKQNGPYPSKVKSGVSGCKMACAHSFVRDIGMIGGPKGWDVHFGGSSRKDAVPGVKLGSGLGMDDALELVGKALVFYRENGNKRERSSAMLRRLGTEALLNALG